The window AAAGTTCAAAACTTTTTATCTGGGCCTGTTGCTAGCTCAGTTCAAAATATAATAAATGAAGATTATTCAATTTTATCGTTAGATCAAAAAGAAATTATTGCCAATATTTTTGAAAATAAAGGAGTTAAGCTTTCTTTTGACGCTCAGGTGCAAAAAGTAAATAAAGATTCTAGTATTAAATTAGCATCTGATAAAAAACATGTAGGTGTTTTTATGAATAAAGGACAGCTCGATAAGCTTGAAGATGTTTGGAATAACTCTTCATCGCAATTAAAAGAATATATCCGAGCTACTGTTCTTGAAAATGTTGTGTCAAATATTGGTAAAAACAACCCTGTTGCTTTAAAAACTTTAAAGTTTGGACTGACTCGTAGAATGTTTAGGATGGGACAAATTACATCTTCAAAACGATTTTTAGATCTTGTTTCAAAGCAAGGGCCAGAAGAAGCATTTGGTAATCTTTTTGATGATTGTCAAAGCTTGCAGGATTATAAAATAGTAACGATTCTTCTTGATACTCTTGTTCGTGATAATATAGTTAGCGCATCCCAAAGAGATCAAATTAAGTCAGAGCTAACAGATTCTATGATCAGTAAAAATACTCGTTTTATAATCTCGTCTAAAGGTGACGCTGACCTAACTTCTTGGATTGAAGAAATTGACTCTCAGATATCATGGCTTTCTGATCGAGGGTTAGTTGATGATGCTCGAGTAAGACTTGTTTTAGGAGAGGAAATTGCTCGTTTTGCTAAAGCTCAAACGCTTGGCAGGCGGTTGGCGATGAGAATTCTCCTTGCTGCAGTTACTTTTAAATGGATAGCAGAAGCTGAATAGACTTTAACTTTCTTTAATAAAATAGAGCATCTTAAAACAGATTTGTTTTAAGCAACAAAAAAGCCTACCCTTTTGAGGTAGGCTTTTTTGTATTAATTTCTGAATTTAAAAGGTCAGAACTTAGTAACGGCTGCTGCCGCCACGGTCGCTGCTGCCACCGCGTGATCCGCTTCCGAATCTGCTGCCGCCTGTGCTGCTTCCGCCGCCCATGCCGCCACGACGTTCGCCGCCGAATCTGCTGCCGCCTGTGCTGCCAGCGCCGCTACGTGGAGCGAAAGATTCTTTTTTGCCATGAGCGATGTTAACTTTTAAGCTACGGCTGTTAAGTTCTTGACCGTCCATAGAAAGAGCTTCTTTAGCTGCGTCTTCTGTTTCGAATTTTACAAATGCAAAACCACGAGGTTGTCCAGTTTCACGGTTTGTTGGAATGTTGATTTCAGAAATAATTCCGAATTTTCCAAATGCATCTTGTAGCTCATTTTTATCAGTGCTGAAAGCAAGATTGCCGATAAAAATTGTTTGTTGGTTGTCCATGTTTTAAGACCTTCTTAAAGGAACAGTAGCTACTGACCGTTTCCATTTTTTTACTTTTTTTAAAATGTACTTAAGTTTCAGTAGTGAATCAATAATAACTCTATTAGTATCTCATTTACCTCATGGATTTGCAACAACAAAAAACAATTTTTATTGATATTTTTAACCATTTTGTAAAAAACCATAGAAGATATCGACAGGATGAGCTATTTTTATTACAATAAATTAAAAACATAGGTGTTTAGGTCTATTTTTGGCTTTTTTTATTAGCCTTAAATCATAGACTCTATGAAATAGAATTGATAGCGTACTTATATTAACAGTAATAATAAATGAAAAGGTATTATGAAACCAAATAAACCATTTAATTCATTTGGCCCAAAAGGCCTTTTGATCGGCATAATTGTAGCAGTTGGCCTTATGGCAGCGCTTACTCATCTTACAGATTATGCTAAAAACATTGGAAATATTTCATATAAAGAGTTTTTGGATAAAGTTCGTGCAAATCAGGTCAAGGCTGTTACGGTCTCGGGTCAATTTGTAGATGGACTTACTCAGGATAATCAAAGATTTCAAACCGTGGTTGCAGAGCGTTCAAGCGATTTTGATTTATTTGAAAAGCATGGCGTTGATTTTGCGGTAAGCACTCCATCGATGTCTACAGGCTCGTGGCATGTATTTCTAGTTATTGGCGTTTTAATGATTTTAGGGATACTTTCTGCATGGTACTTTTTACGTCAGTCTGGGGGTAATGGTAAAAATGGTGGTGGCGCTGGTGGTATTTTCAACATCGGAAAAAGTCGAGCTAAAATGTTTTTGCCTTCTACCATAAAAGAACGTTTTTCATCTGTGGCTGGTGCTCATGAGGCAAAAGAAGATTTAAAAGATATTGTTGATTTCTTAAAAGATCCTGCAAAATATAGACGCCTTGGAGCTCAAATCACTCGTGGCGTTTTGCTAGTCGGTGAGCCAGGAACAGGAAAAACTTTACTTGCTCGTGCAGTTGCTGGTGAAGCAAATTGCCCATTTTTTAGTGTCAGTGGGTCTGATTTTATAGAAGTCTTTGTAGGTGTTGGTGCATCTCGAGTTCGCGATCTTTTTGCAGAAGCAAAAAAGAAAGCTCCTTGCATAGTTTTTATTGATGAAATCGACGCGATTGGTCGTCAACGCGGCTCTTCTATGGGTGGCGGAAACGAAGAACGCGAACAAACATTAAATCAGCTTTTAACAGAAATGGATGGATTTGAGATTAACAAAGATCCAATTATTGTTCTTGCTGCTACAAATCGTCCTGATGTTTTAGATAAAGCCTTAGTTCGTCCAGGTAGATTTGATAGACAAATTGAAGTTCCAGTTCCAGACTTGCTAAGCCGTGAAGAGATTTTAAAAGTTCATTTGAAAAAAATTACGGTCGTTGGAGATCTTGATGTTAAAAGAATCGCGCGCGGAACTCCTGGTTTTACGGGTGCTGATCTTGCAAATTTAGTTAATGAAGCAACAATCATTGCTTCAAAGAAGAATCTAACAGAAGTAAGTATGTATGAGTTTGAAGAAGCTCGTGATAAAATTATGATTGGAAAAGAATCTAAAACAATGATTCTTACTGATCATGATAAAAAGATGACCGCTTATCATGAAGGCGGTCATGCGCTAGCTCGAGTATTGATGCCAAAGGATACGGATCCTTTACACAAAGTAACAATCATTCCTCGCGGAAGAGCTCTTGGCGTAACTCATTTTTTACCAGAGCGTGAAAAATACAGCAGAAACAAAGAAGAAATGCTCGCAACAGTTGCTGCAGCACTTGCAGGGCGAGCAGCAGAAGAGTTGGTTTTCAATGAGCTTTCAACTGGCGCATACAGCGATTTTAAAGCTGCTACAGAAACAGCTCGTTCGATGGTTTGTTATTATGGTATGACTGACGCCTTGGGTAAACGTGTGTATCTTGATACATATGATACAAAGGGTGGTTATTCACAAAAGACATTTGAAAAAATTGATGATGAAATTACAAGAATCTTAGATGAGCAGTACGCATTCGTTATGCAGCTTCTTAAAGACAATCGAGATAAACTTGATTTGCTAGCTCAAGCATTGCTAGAAAAAGAAACTTTGTATGCGTCTGACGTGTATGAACTTCTTGGCATAGAGCCTCGAGAAGACCTGAGATTAATCTAATATTTTAAATTTAGTTCAAGGGGGCCTAACAAGGGCCTCCTTTTTTTTGGAGAAAAAGATGGAATATGTTCAAGCTATGCGTCCGATTATAAAAAAAGCGGGCGATTTGGTAATGTCTCACTTCCGTGGGAATTTAGAAATTAATCGTAAAAAAGATTTAAGTATTGCCACAAACGTAGATCTTATGAGTGAAGATATTTTAAGAAATGAGCTGTGCGTTTTGCTGCCAGGCTCAGGATTTATTGCAGAAGAGACCAAAGAGGTTGATATAAAAGAGTTCACATGGATCATAGACCCTATCGATGGGACAAAGAATTTTACACGAGGCTTGCCTTATTTTTGTATTAACGTTGCGCTTATGCATCACAATGAAGTAATTGCTGCTACGACATATTTCCCAGTCGTCGAGGATTGGTTTTATGCTCAAAAAGGGTGTGGCGCATGGAGAAATGGCGTTAGATTGAATTTGCAGACAAAGGGCTGGCTGGATAGCGGAGCCTTGATTGTGGTTTCAGATTTTAGGCTGCGCAATTGTGAAATGCTTGGAAAGATTAAAAATCAGCTCAAAAGTCTAGAGCATGGGGTTCGTTTCCGAGTTAATGGGGCAGCTGCTTT is drawn from Candidatus Dependentiae bacterium and contains these coding sequences:
- a CDS encoding inositol monophosphatase, encoding MEYVQAMRPIIKKAGDLVMSHFRGNLEINRKKDLSIATNVDLMSEDILRNELCVLLPGSGFIAEETKEVDIKEFTWIIDPIDGTKNFTRGLPYFCINVALMHHNEVIAATTYFPVVEDWFYAQKGCGAWRNGVRLNLQTKGWLDSGALIVVSDFRLRNCEMLGKIKNQLKSLEHGVRFRVNGAAALDLAYLASGSFDLVLFENLKWWDAAAGVLLVSEAGGTICQYDLSPVDRSFRTLIAGHKELCSLVLPVL
- a CDS encoding RNA-binding protein; the protein is MDNQQTIFIGNLAFSTDKNELQDAFGKFGIISEINIPTNRETGQPRGFAFVKFETEDAAKEALSMDGQELNSRSLKVNIAHGKKESFAPRSGAGSTGGSRFGGERRGGMGGGSSTGGSRFGSGSRGGSSDRGGSSRY
- the ftsH gene encoding ATP-dependent zinc metalloprotease FtsH, with translation MKPNKPFNSFGPKGLLIGIIVAVGLMAALTHLTDYAKNIGNISYKEFLDKVRANQVKAVTVSGQFVDGLTQDNQRFQTVVAERSSDFDLFEKHGVDFAVSTPSMSTGSWHVFLVIGVLMILGILSAWYFLRQSGGNGKNGGGAGGIFNIGKSRAKMFLPSTIKERFSSVAGAHEAKEDLKDIVDFLKDPAKYRRLGAQITRGVLLVGEPGTGKTLLARAVAGEANCPFFSVSGSDFIEVFVGVGASRVRDLFAEAKKKAPCIVFIDEIDAIGRQRGSSMGGGNEEREQTLNQLLTEMDGFEINKDPIIVLAATNRPDVLDKALVRPGRFDRQIEVPVPDLLSREEILKVHLKKITVVGDLDVKRIARGTPGFTGADLANLVNEATIIASKKNLTEVSMYEFEEARDKIMIGKESKTMILTDHDKKMTAYHEGGHALARVLMPKDTDPLHKVTIIPRGRALGVTHFLPEREKYSRNKEEMLATVAAALAGRAAEELVFNELSTGAYSDFKAATETARSMVCYYGMTDALGKRVYLDTYDTKGGYSQKTFEKIDDEITRILDEQYAFVMQLLKDNRDKLDLLAQALLEKETLYASDVYELLGIEPREDLRLI